In one Myotis daubentonii chromosome 1, mMyoDau2.1, whole genome shotgun sequence genomic region, the following are encoded:
- the ITPKA gene encoding inositol-trisphosphate 3-kinase A: MTLPGGPTGMARPGGGGHCSPGLERAPRRSVGELRLLFEARCAAVAAAAAAGEPRARGAKRRGGQVPNGLPRAPPAPVIPQLTVTAEEPDVPPASPGPPEPEGGWLPAVGSSHLQQPRRLSTSSLSSTGSSSMPEDSEDDLLSDSESRSRGNVQLEAGEDVGQKSHWQKIRTMVNMPVISPFKKRYAWVQLAGHTGSFKAAGTSGLILKRSSESERYCLARLMADALRGCVPAFHGVVERDGESYLQLQDLLDGFDGPCVLDCKMGIRTYLEEELTKARERPKLRKDMYKKMLAVDPEAPTEEEHAQRAVTKPRYMQWREGISSSTTLGFRIEGIKKADGSCSTDFKTTRSREQVIRVFQEFVQGDAEVLRRYLNRLLQIRDTLEVSEFFRRHEVIGSSLLFVHDHSHRAGVWLIDFGKTTPLPDGQTLDHRRPWEEGNREDGYLLGLDNLISILASLAER, translated from the exons ATGACCCTGCCCGGGGGCCCGACGGGCATGGCCAGGCCGGGAGGCGGGGGACACTGCAGCCCCGGGCTGGAGCGGGCCCCGCGCCGGAGTGTCGGGGAGCTGCGCCTGCTCTTCGAGGCGCGCTGCGCCGcggtcgccgccgccgccgccgccggggagCCCCGGGCCCGCGGGGCCAAGCGGCGTGGGGGACAAGTCCCCAACGGGCTTCCGCGAGCtcccccggccccagtgatccCGCAGCTGACCGTGACCGCCGAGGAGCCAGAcgtccccccggccagccccggGCCGCCCGAGCCGGAGGGCGGCTGGCTCCCGGCCGTGGGCTCCTCGCACCTGCAGCAGCCGCGCCGCCTCTCCACCTCGTCGCTTTCCTCCACTGGCTCCTCGTCCATGCCGGAGGACTCGGAGGACGATCTGCTGAGCGACAGCGAGAGCCGGAGCCGCGGCAACGTGCAGCTGGAAGCGGGCGAGGACGTGGGTCAG AAAAGCCACTGGCAGAAGATCCGGACCATGGTGAACATGCCCGTCATCAGCCCTTTCAAGAAGCGCTACGCCTGGGTGCAGCTGGCCGGGCACACGG GGAGCTTCAAGGCGGCGGGCACCAGCGGGCTGATTCTGAAGCGCAGCTCCGAGTCGGAGCGGTACTGCCTGGCGCGGCTGATGGCCGACGCGCTGCGCGGCTGCGTGCCCGCCTTCCATGGCGTGGTGGAGCGCGACGGCGAGAGCTACCTGCAGTTGCAGGACCTGCTCGACGGCTTCGATGGGCCCTGCGTACTTGACTGCAAGATGGGCATCAG GACTTACCTGGAAGAGGAGCTGACCAAAGCGCGCGAACGACCCAAGCTGCGGAAGGACATGTACAAGAAGATGCTGGCCGTGGACCCCGAGGCGCCCACGGAGGAGGAGCACGCGCAGCGCGCCGTCACCAAGCCGCGCTACATGCAGTGGCGGGAAGGCATCAGCTCCAGCACCACGCTCGGCTTCCGCATCGAGGGCATCAAG AAAGCCGACGGATCCTGCAGCACAGACTTCAAGACCACGCGGAGCCGGGAGCAGGTGATCCGAGTCTTCCAGGAGTTCGTGCAAGGGGATGCGGAAGTGCTG CGGAGGTATTTGAACCGCCTGCTGCAGATCCGGGACACCTTGGAGGTCTCTGAGTTCTTTAGGAGGCATGAG GTGATCGGCAGCTCCCTGCTATTCGTACACGATCACAGCCATCGCGCGGGTGTGTGGCTCATCGACTTCGGCAAGACCACGCCCCTCCCTGACGGCCAGACCCTGGACCATCGGAGACCCTGGGAGGAGGGCAACCGCGAGGACGGCTATTTACTGGGGCTGGACAATCTCATTAGcatcctggccagcctggccgaGAGATGA